The DNA sequence caatatgttTCCCATCTATAGCTCCGACACATCGAGGAAATTTCCTCCTAAATCCCGCTTCTATAGATAACCATTCCGCTGGTGATTGTGGTAactgaaacagaaaaatatatttattaaaattttcagaattATCAAGCTGAGCATGAGGCACAATCTCCAGATGTCGAACCGCTACTTCAATCACCACTACCATACCAGCAAATCAGTTCGCCGTCACAGTCAGTTCCTTCGCCATCACAGGCAGACCCATCATCGACACCAGTATATAATAGGccaaaaaaaggcaaaaaaagaCCAATCCTTGACATAGATGAggctcaaaataaaatatctcagaCTTTAGACACTTTGAACCAAgtgttaaaagataaaaatactcaTACAAGTGAAAAGAATGAAGACGAGTGTGATCTTTACGCGAAACTCTTAGCTAAAAGATTACGAAAATATCCCGAGTCAATGCGGGGAAGAATTATGTACCAAATAGATGGGTTATTTTTGCAAAATCCTTATCCAACCATCGACCATCAAGTTGATCGACCATCAAGTGTCTTCTCAAATCGTTCATCGGTAACGTCATCGCAATCACAGTATTCAGATTATCAAATCACATCAAACCCACCGATTCAACAATCTCAACTTGTTTATATTCAACCAACGGTACAGTCTGACACACCAGTAGAGATCAGAGAAATAAGCCAGgaaaataatgacatttcaGCTTCTCCACGCCAAATGATGCTACAAACTTCATCAACACAATATGTCTTGCCACCAAGAGTACTGTCCAGATTACCGGAAAGACGTGTTACACCTCAAAACCAAATGAATGTGATAGAAAGAGCCTACTGGGATGCTAGCcagaattgaattataattattttatttgaatataataaaacataattttaaaatacttttattactcaCCTTAATTTGGTCCTTGAGAACAGAGTTGATAGCTTGACATACTTCAGGAATAATTTGCGAAATGGCTGGTGTAGAAACCTTGAATAAGTAGTGGAGACTTTTATAACTATCCCCCGTTGCTAAATATCGTAATGTTAATGCCAAACGTATCTTTGCTGGTATGGGCATTCGCAGTCTGGTTTGCTGTTTTTCAATCATAGGTCcaattttttgtaacaacaatTCAAAATCAGAAGATGACATTCTGCAAAAGTTAGAAAACTCGCCGCCATCTTCGGAAGTCAACtccataaaaaaagtattcatgctgtttctgtaacaaaaacataggtaggtaggtaagaTTATTCATCATTCATATCGTCGAAGTGTTTGATGTACTTATAGGAAGTTATTGTGAGTACTTACGTCGTtcgattttgatgaatttttttCATCCACCATCTTCTTTGGCGATAgcgtcttttttttaaatttatttttaaaacgtttacgTAATTCATAACACTAAGCAGACATACAGCTGTCGCCGCAACAATCTCAACGTCAGCCATGATTGCCAGTTGCCCGGTAAAAGAAGTATGAGGGTTCAGTGTAAACAGCATTCACTCGCGTCAACGCTGCCGCGGCAATATTTCCGGCAGCGCGAGTCGCAGGTGAAACGGCTGAGTGTAAACGAGGCTTTAGattggttatcagactttctagcttctgtctAGCTGTCGACTGCCaaagatatattaaatatatattttaaaccgACTGGTTTTCTTACCAATCAATGCTGAATCTTGATTTTTATTCGTTGTTGTTAAAACACTGAAATACATCATCCGAAAATTTCTGTCTAAAACCACAGTTCAAGATGACAGACAGAAGGACAAATCGCGAAACCTAAGTATTTCCTAATTCTATTCTAAATACCCTTAGATGTTGAACTTCGCAAATCaaaatatcacaatttaaaAGTAAGCAAGTCCCGTCCTAACTGACTACGATTGTCGATAACGAATTTTATCGATACCGGCACCTCACTTATCAACTCGGGTCATAAGAACATCGTTACAAACACCAGTCTGTCAAACACAAGTTTTCTAACAGTCGTttctattataatgtaataataatacaatcgtaaaataataggtttcatagtttttaataatagtaaataataatctatttttagtgccttgaaaataatattcaagtgttgtgattgtattataaatgaggaaataaaaataaggtaagtttttttacagtttttttattattattttaaacaataattcgCTGTGACTCCGCCCGTGTTAAGTCGAAGAAAGAGCTCAAACTAGATAATTTACATTTCTGCtagattttatcaaaaacagttcagtagtttttgcgagAAAAGGTAATAAACATTCTTCCTGATAAgctttcgcgtttatattattagtagaattaactttaaacattataaacgcgaaagtttgtatgtatggatgtttgttcctcgttcacgaaaaaactatttacaacaatattaacacataagatagaggagctcgtggctaagctataaccgcataagtgattcgatcacaggttaagctatgcttgacgcggttggtccgtagatgggtgaccatctttgtcataacgagttcctccgtgtttcggaaggcacgttaaattgtgggtcccggctgttatttctacatctttgacagttgttacaggtagtcagaagcttgaaaaagtctgacaaccagtctaaccaaggggtatcgtgttgcccaggtaactgggttgaggaggtcagataggcagtcgctccttgcaaaacactggtactcagctgaaaccggttagactggtagccgaccccaacatagttgggaaaaggctaggacgatgatgattaacacataagatacTAAGTTATTATCCTgaatttatgttcccgtgggatcattatctatttgtagcgggcgggatCGCAGATAACAGCTATTTTTGTGCGTTTATTACAAACAAACTTGAATGAAATAGGCATTAATTTAGATAACAAATTTTACCGGAATATTTAACTGTTTCATTGGTATAACCGCAAATGAATCTGATAAACgattacttacatttaaaagtcATAACGTTGTCTTAGATATGTCAATTATAGATTACCCACACTTGATTGATTTCCCCGGATGGAAAATCTTGTaccggtcaaacaagccaactttgccaatcaaggtatctttgccccaaaagcaatttataagcaaatcctctaatataaaacaattttagttttatggcaatatttattatttgggtggaaagttgattataaatgttaccataaaactaaaattgattcttatgtaagaggatttgtttataaattgcttttggggcaaagataccttgattggcaaagttggcttgtttgacggtaATTACTCCTCCCATTTCGGGTTGAGTTCTGCCACTTAATTCAAGTGGCAGAATTTTACCGAGTAAAACCTACCCATGTCCCTTCATCTACCCTTTATGTACCTACAGGTGttgacaaacatacacacattcAAGCAACTTTCaccgggctgtatctcataaaattTGATAGTCAGTCAAGACTGCACTCATAGccgtgtggttgaggtcaccacgccaaactcactatGCGCGATGTTACGCGGATTCGATCACCGCATGGAACATGTATTTATACAagtgcatgttacttgaatgtttttgaaaagcCCCGcgagaaagaaacaaaaaagaaacattcacagatgtatttctgttgctgctaaaaaactgaattaaataattatattatagaacAAACATGATTTGTTGTGGTTTTTAACGTGGGTCCCTTTTTTGGTAAGTCCTTCGGAAGAGATTATATTCCACAAGTATTATAACCTCCCCGGAGATAGCCTTGCGGTTCTGaactatgcatggatttgtgtACACCAGGTACGGGTTCAATCAAAACCCAAACAAAGTAGGTACCAATAtgacttttatttaagtttcgaAAGAAAATAGACTGACAAACTCGGCAATGCTGGCGTTAGGGGGGACGGgccgtgatggggcgatggcccagggcgacaaattctggggggcgccaaggtctgaagttggagtcttttgcctctcctggcgcaaaccctcagaactgtgctctacgctagaggtggaatacttccaccgccaaacgtaacgctaaaggaaagatgaaattcttaatataattttacttgggatcagcaaaaaactaacacttgcaattgcttccctcaagggggcgccacaatattttcgcccggggtgtcagtgaaACTCGGATTCTAAATACTGGAATCTAAAATCAAAACTTGCCTATACgagaagaggcctatgcccaacagtgggatatATGTCGACTGGTATTATTAATCTTTCTTTATCTTTTCTAGTGAAACATGTCTTATTTAATATTCGCTCCTCTGATGATCCTTCTGGCGGTCCCTGTGCAGCCTCAACGCTTTAATAACGTCGGCAAATTGACAGAAGTATTTGCATGGAAACAAATGACTTATGACATTAATGGAATCATGGGTAAgtgtcatatattatttttgtttttgtttaaatctttctcaggtacattttattgaaactacTTACTTACTAAGGCTGAAGagcgttttgtttgtttgaacgcatgAATCTCGGGAACTACAGGTGAATATCAGGAACTACAggtcgtttttaaaaagacttTTGGAGTCAAATAGGCCTTTCACTTAAGAATGCTATAATTGTGTTAATAGAattgcttaataaataaatagaacatataaattgttacaaaaatcaaaacaaaaattcgaAGTTGCGAgttcgttataaaaataaatgtttcaacCGTTTCTTTAAGTGGAATGCTGGTTTTATTGTCATTCCtaacaagtttttaatatttaaccatAGTTTAACTGAGTAAATATGCCGATGATGTCAAATAGAGAGTTGTTtcgtgaatttaaaatatttaaatatgcgtGGACATAGCTCAAATACcgttttatgtattatttaaatataagacattatttaaaacttacctttaaataataataaatacatattgtaaataataaatactgtgAGTAAGCGGAGTGATCAATGTCCTACCAAGACAGGACACTGCCAAAACAAAGGTCCCAGGTTCAAATCCCGGCACACACTAATATCTTTTGAATTCATTTGCATAATACAAAGTAGGTAATaattaagtactagctgttgcccgcgacttcgtccgcgtggttcgaagatataagttaggatttattgaacggaagccctcgaagatttttcctgttttttttccacattttccattgtatcttcgctcctattagtcgcagcgtaatggtataacctaaaaccttcctcaataaatggtgCATTCAatacaaagaatttttcaatttgaaccagtagttcctgagattagcgcgttcaaacaaacaaacaaactcttcagctttatatattagtatagattgagttttaaaaatacctttaaactattatttaaatacttaagtaaatGGATTATTGTTTTCGTTCCCTTTGCAAGACGTTTCTACGTAAAACTATTAATAGTTAATAGGTAATCATAGAACGAGTAATAATTTAGATAAACAATTATCAAGTTTTAATAGCTgtgtggttgaggtcacgccaaacccaatatGACGTGTCGCGGttccgatccccgcgtaggacaagcgtttgtgtgatccacgaatgctcgtcctgagtctgggtgtctttgtgcatgtgacttgaatgtttgtgaaacccttgagaagcaaggattaaattccttagtgaggGAGTTGGTTTTTAAAGAAGCAAACGCAAGACTTTTAATAATCTGTAGGCTTACACTATTATATTTACAGaaattacttatattaaaacacatctatccttttcccaactatgtttggtttatgcttccagtctaaccggatacagctaagtaccagagttttaccaggagcgactgcctatctgcaGCGCCGTATTATAGTGGTCCCctaggcactttaggccagtgcctaggggaccacgatgaccaggggcccaccactcccgatgaaacaaaaaaaaaattaaaccacgGTAGAACCACAGTATTGACACTATgaatctaaaaaaagctcgacaaatttttcactgaatgaaaataactcgAACCaaggggcccccactcctttgttgcctcggggcccctagatccggccctgcctatctgacctcctcaacacagttaggtacctgagcaacacgataccccttagttagactagttgtcagactttctagcttctgactacccgtaacgactgtcaaagatgtaggaataacagccggtacccacaatttaacgtgccttccgaaacttggaggaactcgttatgacatagctGGTCACCTATCCTTGGACCAACtatatcaagcgtagcttaactttgattgatcaacttgtgcagcTGTAGCTTAGCCATGGCCCACCATTTATAAGATGTGTGTCGGAATATTCTTAGTTtatgtatagttaccggcacggatcttgagcgctcggcggaagagtgaggatcgctttgcgcatcgtaaaataaaacgccaatcaattgcgcgtactcgtcgtcttgtgacgacatgcaactgcagcaaagaacgaatttcaaccaatcacgagtgacggctatgacgcgatgcgctgcgagccaatcactgcacttgagtccgccccgcgcctcacttcataccgcaaaagggacacaaaaaatcacttctgaaggtcagcgctcaagatccgtgccggtaactttACGAACCATTCTATACTATACCATAGAATCACAAAAAGTCCAACGTGTAATCAACTCTAATTTGTTTTTGAGAAGGAAAGATTGTATatcatttaaagttaattacCATAAACAATGGTTTTGTGACGTCATCTCTAAAAAATGACTCACCAAAAGCTTATTCTGTAACATgtggttaattaaataattattgttgtgcATATCTAGTTTGTTTGGTCTCTATGGTTTTAAGATGGAGGTAAAATTGTGCATTTATATCgtgactagcttttcgcccgcagcttcgcccgcgtcgatgtcgcgTTTTCAAGAGTACTCTtgaaaagtccgggataaaaactatcatatgttctttctcaatgtcaactctatctctgtatcaaattttattaaaatcagttctgtggtttagacgtgaaagcgtaaccgacagacagagttactttcgcatttataatattatatagtaggGATACTAGcagattcttaaaaaaatgctttttagaaaaataagcGAGTTGGAGAGGGCAGAGAGAGGAGTCGAGTTTCGTATGAATAGGCTAAGAGAAGCAAACAAGTTAGATCGGTTAGTTAGTTAGACGGAATAACAGCAGAGTTTCAGTTATAGGGTTCCGAATTTACCCCTTGggtgcggaaccctaaaaaaccCGTCAAGTGCAATTCGGACTAAAAAACTATAGTTTCTATATACCTACTATACACCATCCTAATATTGCTACtggtcctactaatattataaccaagaaagtttttttttttatgtacggtgcttgttcctctttcactcaaaaactaGTGAACGGAtatagacgaaacttggtacacggatagaTTATaactagagatgcgccgaatagtggtttcaccgaataaccgaatgccgaatactattcggtttaaagtttaccgaaccgaatattcggccgaactattcggttcaaaattttattacaatttattttattttaatttattagtaaacagGTTTCAACATATCCTTACTTGCCGCCCGCaagattaaacattaaaaaaattgatatttttaagttttatctgtttagtttcagaaattaatattactagcttttcccccacggcttcgcccgcgtcgatgacggttatatcgcgtttgcaagagaactcttcaaaagtccgggataaaaactatcctttgttctttctcaaggtcaactctatctctgtaccaaatttcatcaaaatcagttcggtggtttagatgtgaaagcgtaacagacagacagacagagttactttcgcatttataatattatagtgggGATCATTATCTTGttctatggttgaaatattttgtttggaggtctaaaagtataattaatgtGTAAAGACTGACtaaagcgtttttaaaatttaaataatttattgactaggaagttgtaaataaaatgttgttgtttaagaaataaatatgctgatttttggttaaaaataaacactgagttaaagtatttttgaattcaacattttttttatagtattccGTAGtacttataacagaataagttatatcttttagttctacatcgggtaatgtggcggaaaaaaaaaaccgaatatattcggcaccaaaccgaataattcggccgaatacgaatagtgaaaaaattgccgaatacgccgaataccgaatagttattcggcgcatctctaattataaccaagattaacacatacgatactttttgtttttgtgtatataTTTTTCGCCTTTGCAATATCTCGGTTCTTGAGATACGATCTTCttacagacggacggacaaacatCGGGCACCCGTATTAatggtttcatttttaaattatatcagcGATTGGTTCGCTGATAAATTTAGATTATATCAGCGAACCAATATTTTCAAACACAGTTCACAGCTTCTTAAGACGCCATCTTTACAAATGCATTTTTTGTTCCAGTATTGCGAGATCGTTTCGCGGAAGACGACTTGGCTGGTGGTGACAGAGACAGGAGATCAGCTGACGGACTGTATTTCAACTATAATGACGATGGAAAGAAGAATTGGGAAGAAGGTTTGTCATAGTTATTAACTACTGCCTACATACTGCATTTTTAGGTGgttaagtgatatttttagaCAAGGCAAATATACATGACGTCACGAACAACtgaatggttgaggtcaacacgccaaactcactgtgcgccTCGTTTCagacaaacgcttgtcctacgcggggatcgaaaccgcgatacgacgcacacagtgggtttggcgtggtgacctcaaccgctaGGGTTCCCGTGCAGTAGAATTGAGTAgatcttattataatttttaccacCTTAGAATACATGTGAAATgtaataaacgtattgagtattgttacaaatttatttctagGACAAATATGGCATGATAGTCCAACTGAACAGCCGACTACCCCAACGGTGGATCCAAATGGTAAGAGTTCTTCTTGTTCCTTTTACCAAACccaaaaatactttcattttaaaaattaagtgatTCCGGAAAGTGTCAGGTTTCCGAAGACACACAATAACCaggttattatataaaaaaaaaacaatatttaaaagcatAGATTCtatgttagtttattttatcttcttcttctttttcttcttcttcttcttcttcttcttatataaaaatgaattgctgttcgttagtctcgctaaaactcgagaatggctgaaccgatttggctaattttagtctttaaatattcgtaccagtccagggaaggtttaaacggtgagaaatatggaaaaattgcggccaagaaaaaaaaatccgcgggaaacagctagtttctaataaatatttacgaaattcGCAGGTTCAATCCTGcctgaagtattttttttcatagtaactTGCGTGAGGattatttaaacagtttattcCCGTAATAATCGACATTGCCCGACTACTAATCAAGCAATCCAGATAAATATGCGTAAGTAACGGTTTACCTTCGcatattcaaaaacaattaatagttaaatttttattatgattttcagATGAAATCGGCAGATTCTTCGTACAGTACAACAACGTACCGATGGGAGTAGAAAAAGTTGGAAACAGATTGTTTATAACAATACCGAGAAGAAGATATGGTAGGTGACATCCATAAGGAAGTACAGTTaaacctgggccccaattctgctttttataacggccgataaatgaatggcagttgtattaaatttgaaactattcctattaatcttaagtttttttccaacacaataattggaaatgaaatgaaattatttattctgcaaataggatattatatcacttttacatgtcttttttgagaacggtgacgccgacatttcctagctgactaccctgagaagaaatgtcgaaacaaactcaggggttgcagtctcttttaaagtccagatattttaaaatccaatttaaGTGTATAAAcgaatgcagagtatttcaataaattgataatataccagcataaggtataaaaaaaaaagtatagaaaaagattaaaaaaaaatcatgatcaTTGCACTGTCCGTAAGTGTTCCGCTccgtactaaatttccaattattgtgtttgcaaAATGCTTAGAAGAATACGAATACAATTTagattaattcatcggccattgtaaatagcagaatttgggCCCTGTAGTCAGAAGATACAAAAGTTGGCTGTTAAGCAACATTTTACCCTGTTACAGGCATACCAGCTACTCTCAACTACATCGACCTGTCAGTACAGGGCGGTCGCTCGCCGCCGCTCACACCATACCCAGATATGGCAAGGTCAACCTCTATGGTATCGGTGTATCGCACCAGGGCCGACGAGTGTGGGAGATTGTGGATGGTCGACACTGGAACTATTGAAATACCGAGTAAGTTTCTCGCATACTCTTACGAAGTATGTATGTGAGTGCCTCAAAAGGGGGctttttttaagcgacttcaagAAAAAGGTTCTcagtttgattttttatatgtatgtatgtttgtccgtgattatctcgcgtttggctgaagcaatttggatgcagttttcagaaaagtatttattacattcagGAGAAGGTTTCAGTATTTTAACcgactcaaaaaaaaattgtataatgtaTGAATTGTATTAGTTATTAGTAAGCAAAGAGTtcaggacaagaattcgtggattacaaaaaTGCTAGTAACACAGAGCATGCGTTTCTGGCTTTTTTTTACTTCGGTGAGAGTCCGACATATCCTCACGCTGTGCCCTcagcgtgggttgaagtcattagagttgTGGCCTGAAAAAACAAGTCTTTTCACtattaacattcaaatcacattcacaaagacatccagagtcagtacaagcattcgtcgatcacacaaaggcttgtcctacgcggggaccaAACCCACGAAACATCACGCACTGTGCGTTGGCACGGTGGTTTATACAACTCGACTATCCGTACATCCCCATTTTCTTCTATATAACTGATTATCTATATTAAGACTAATTGAATGTTTCATTCCAGATAACCCAAGGTATATGCAGACTCCAGCGATAGTAGTTTATGATCtacggacggatagacagataCTTAGATACACCCTGAAAAGCACAGACCTGCCAGCCAGAAACACACCTACTGGTAACGcaataaaccttatttttaaagtaactatcgtgagaatgattcattattaaatgatgtaacggtttactcacgcgtatttatcggggtagcccgactagtttcagacccaaccggagtccttaatcatgagctgtcgtGGGGAAATTCCGTGTTTGTTCGTTTTTTGTCGAGATTTTGTACAGCATTACATTCAAATTACAATTATCGCGTTGACCGTATCGGGTAAATATCGAAAAGGAGTAATTTCCCTACTTCAGAATCTTTCATTTCGGGACTACATGCTAAAAATAACCATGCAAATGgaaaaatgatgtttttttacaaataatgagTATtacacaactgataaacatacttacatatatatatctaagtgcatacataataaacaaaaatacacccaaacacagtacaaacaacaacatttgtcctgggtgggaatccaACTCACCACCTCCGGTATAGCTGTCAGGGCCACCAATAGACCAACgagctaaaataaacattatttccaCAGGTCTGGCGTCCATCACAGTGGTAATCAAAAATGGCGACTGCAGCAACGCTTACGCCTACATCGCTGATGTTGTGACCTATGGTATCATCGTGTATTCGTTGAAAGAGAATGACAGTTGGAGACACTCCCACAACTATTTCCATTTTAACCCCACTGCTGGGAATATGAGAGTAGCAGGTGAGTGTCATTTTtagtattacaaacattttggtCCATGAATATTCCATGCCCCATAAAATACCAATGCTAAATCTTAAATTACGTATCTTTCTTCATGTCCAGGCCAATCCTTCCAGTGGAACGACGGAGTCTTCAGCATAGCAGCAGGCCCCGAGGGTCCTGACGGCTGCAGACAGATGTACTTCCACCCCATGGTCAGCCACCAGGAGTTCTCAGTGTCCTCATGTGAACTGGAGACGAGGACGGCAAACCAGACGGCTTTCCAAGTGAGTGGGGAGCTACCTTTTTTTCCTGGGTGAAGCGCTAATGACTTTAACCCACGTCAAGGGCATGGCGTAGGGATATGTCgaacttccaccgactaaagaCACCGCGgcccccttctactgctttaaccagagtcacgggatcgctagCGCATGCTCTGTGCGAGTTTGGCTGTATGGGGAAGGCTAGGGGAGCTACCTACGCTGAGGGCACGGAACGGGACTTGGACTTTTAAcgacaaaatattatgtaacagaTATTTCTGACTGTGGAGCTGCACCTACAGCATCTCAACTATATAGTCCTCCTTATtgttttcgataacggcgacccTATGCAATTCACTTCCTAGCGTGAGCCAGCTGAATCTTAACTATTAAGAGACCACTCACAAAATTAAATGGTGAAAAACATCATGAGAACatctggattccaaataatCGAATCGCCTGCAGTGAGCTAACGTAAtgtcaatgctcaaacctttgaTGTACAGGAGGAGGCTTATATCCAGCAGTTGGTTGTAGATACATAGGCTGGTATTCTGACTACGAAACGAAAATTAGCTCAATCATCCTCTTTCTACCCTTTTTGGTAACaactgtcaaatatgtatgaataacagccgagaccgaCAATTTAACGCGTCATCCGACACACGGAGGGACTCGTTATTACATCAATGGTCACCCACCTACGAACCGACCGCGTCAAACATAGCTTAACCTAtaatcgatcaacttgtgcggTTTAATCGATCAACAAAACACAAGTCTAGAACTTTGAGTCAATCTTTCAGGTAATAGGTCATCGCGGTACCAACAGTCAGAGCACGATGCACGGTTACCACGCCCCCTCCAGGGTCATGTTCTTCGCGGAGGTCGGCAGGGATGCTGTCAGCTGCTGGCATACGGACAAACCCCTCGCTCCTGGTAACATGGGGATGTTGGCGCAGGACCAGCTGAGGATGAGTTATCCTTCTGGTTAGTATCTACTCcctttactatttctgattaatttcgttgcgggatTCCAAGGGTTAATTAGgactgggacacaccgaacttgagtgtttcggtggttttcgttggtttcgttgtcgatcctggcttacaggcgttgcaatgacgggcatgtgttgCATGGCAATTTTGGAAAATACTACTACcacgttttttttctaaattagatTGTCTGCacttacacacacacacagacatcTCTtcaatccccgtgtaggacaaacatttgtgtgatctacgaatgcttgttctaagtctgagagtctttg is a window from the Trichoplusia ni isolate ovarian cell line Hi5 chromosome 3, tn1, whole genome shotgun sequence genome containing:
- the LOC113509030 gene encoding uncharacterized protein LOC113509030 translates to MSLDWSNEKVIQFLELYESERIIWDPRDKNHKMKHKVHDAWNRISTQMNNTPIEELKSKKKSLMATFRPLLKKKKASIRSGAGADDVFQPIWFPFETMERFLGTLYDVEETINTEQRNYQAEHEAQSPDVEPLLQSPLPYQQISSPSQSVPSPSQADPSSTPVYNRPKKGKKRPILDIDEAQNKISQTLDTLNQVLKDKNTHTSEKNEDECDLYAKLLAKRLRKYPESMRGRIMYQIDGLFLQNPYPTIDHQVDRPSSVFSNRSSVTSSQSQYSDYQITSNPPIQQSQLVYIQPTVQSDTPVEIREISQENNDISASPRQMMLQTSSTQYVLPPRVLSRLPERRVTPQNQMNVIERAYWDASQN
- the LOC113509028 gene encoding L-dopachrome tautomerase yellow-f2-like; its protein translation is MSYLIFAPLMILLAVPVQPQRFNNVGKLTEVFAWKQMTYDINGIMVLRDRFAEDDLAGGDRDRRSADGLYFNYNDDGKKNWEEGQIWHDSPTEQPTTPTVDPNDEIGRFFVQYNNVPMGVEKVGNRLFITIPRRRYGIPATLNYIDLSVQGGRSPPLTPYPDMARSTSMVSVYRTRADECGRLWMVDTGTIEIPNNPRYMQTPAIVVYDLRTDRQILRYTLKSTDLPARNTPTGLASITVVIKNGDCSNAYAYIADVVTYGIIVYSLKENDSWRHSHNYFHFNPTAGNMRVAGQSFQWNDGVFSIAAGPEGPDGCRQMYFHPMVSHQEFSVSSCELETRTANQTAFQVIGHRGTNSQSTMHGYHAPSRVMFFAEVGRDAVSCWHTDKPLAPGNMGMLAQDQLRMSYPSDLHVTDDEVWVMANSLPRFIYSRLNPNQYNFFVYRAKVADLIAGTVCAAPYGPNPFYPGNFFMNI